DNA from Streptosporangiales bacterium:
CGCGGCCGCGCGTTGTGCTGCTCGTGGTGGACCGCGGGCCAGTCAGGGAGGCCGAGGAACGCCACCACCTCGCGGTACGTCGCTGCCGGATCGGTGAAGAAGTCGCCGGAGTCGACGACGTGCACGCGGCCGCTGCCGACCGCAGCGGTTAGGTTGGCGAGCTGCTCGGCGTACCGGCCGCGCGCGAGGTAGGCGTTGTGCCGGTGCGCGTGGCTGATGTAGCCGGCATCCGCGTGGATCCGCGTCTCCTCACCGGCCAACCGCTCCTCCTCGAGCGCGAGCGCGTCGGCGAACTCCGCCGTCTCGAAGCCGCGCGCCCGTTCGTGCGTGTACGCGGAATAGGCGCGTGCGATCGGATCGCGCAGCATCACGACGACCCGTACGCCCGGCAGGTCGCGCGCGAACCGCGTCGCCGCCAGCGGGTGGAACATGTAGTACGGGCTGGACTCGATGGCGATCGGCGGCACGCCGACGCGTTGTGCGAGCCGACGTACGGAGGCGCGCAGCGGGAAGTGCCCCTGGTACCAGTCGCCGCCCTGCGGGTAGCTGACGTCGAAGTAGTGCACGCCCTTCTTGTGCAACGGCCCGAGGATCGCGGGGTGTTGCAGCAGCGTCCTGTGCAGCGACGTGGTGCCGGCCCGCTGCGCGCCCACGATGAGCGCAGACGGGAGGATTCGCGCGCTACTGGTGAACTTGCCCGCCGTACGCACCACCGTGCTCACCGGACGGCGTACGGCCGGTGGCAGGTCGTTGAAGAACCGCGGCACTCAGCTCACCTCATAGCCCGGCGAGGAACTCGAGCAGCTCGGGGAGGACGTCGTGCAGCTCGCCCATCTCGTCCTGCCTGTCCGCGACGTACCTGGTGGCGATCTCGACGAGGTACAGCTTGATGACCAGCGTGGCTTCGTCGCGGTCGAGGGCCATCGGTGCCAGTAGGTTGGGTGACCGGTCGATCAGGCCGGTCAGGTACGCGGACACGTCGTCGTGCCGCGCCAGGATGTCGTGCTGCACGTAGTAGTGCGCGAGGTCGTAGCCGACGGGGACGCCGGCGCCGTAACGTTCCCAGTCCCACACCAGCACCTTGTCGTGCAACACCGCGAGGTTCGCCCTGGTGAAGTCGCCGTGCCACGCGCCGAAGCGCAACGTGCCGTCGCCGGCGGCGTCGAGCGCGGCGTCGAGTGCCTGCCGCAGCTGTTGTGCGGCGGGCTGGCGCAGCCGACCGATCCTGACCCGCAACGCCGCGACGTAGCGGCTCTCCCGCGCGACGGTCTCTGCGGTTGTCGCGGTAGCGGCGATCTCGCTCGCCACGCCCGCGAGCCTTGCCGGTGCTGCCGGCGCCCGTGGCGCATCGACGGGGAGCGCCGTCACCGTCAGCACCAGCAGGCCACGCCAGCTGCGGAAGTCGAGGACCCTGGGGACGGCGAACGTCGTCGTGCGCTGCCGACCGAGCATGCGCAGGTTGCGTTCCTCGGCGGCCACCAGCGACCTGGTGAGGTCGCCGGTGCCGATCTTCGCGACCGCACGCAGCTGCCCATGTGTGGTGAGCGCCTGCACGACCGGCTTCCGGTTCGCGCGCGGTCTGGTGAGATGCAGGCCGACGAGCGCCTGCTCGCCGAGTACGTCGCAGAGCAGCGTCTCGACGGTGTCCAGCTCGGCGCTCGGTTCGTCAAGCGGCAGTTCGATGCGCAACCGGCTGCGGAACAGTGCCTGCGCGACACCGGTCGAGGTCGCGAGCGACATCGCGTGGGCGCGGGCCTTGCGTCCCAGCGAGCGCGGCTCGGCGTACCTGAGCGCCACCGCTGCCGCTGCGCGGCGCGCGCGCAGCGGCAGCAGCAGGCGTGCGTCGGCCAGGCTCGGCAACACGAGGAACTCGCTCACCACGCGGTTCCCGTTGCGCGGCCCGGTGTTGACGACGGCCGGCGGTGGCCACAGCAGCTGCGCGGTCTCCGCCAGGTAGCGGGCGCGTGCCGTCTGGTCGTGCTCCGTCACGACGACACCACCTCTCCCGCAGGTTGCGCGTTGCGCCACAGCAGGCCCATGGCGACGAAGCTCAGCGTGAGCGGCATGCCGATCGCCCCGTAGAACGGCAGGTAGACGAACGAGAGCACGAGTACGGTCGACGCGGCCACGCCGATCGGAGTGTAGTCGCGCCGGTGCCGCCACAGGTTGTAACCGAAGAAGCCGAGGTACAGGGCGGCGCCGACGAACCCGTGCGCGAAGAGCAGCAGCCAGATGTGGCCGGCGCCGCCGGTGGACGAGTTGCCGCACTTCGGGCAGGAAGCGCTCTTGCCGATGGCGATCGACTGGCGGCTGCCGGCCATGTTGCGGGTGCTGCCGTACCCGATGACCGGCGAGTGCAGGGCGCCGACGACCGCGACCTTGTCCTGCGCGAACCTGCCCTGGTCGCTGTGCGGGTTGTTCAGCCGCTCGACCACCACGCCCTGCAGTGGCGTGGCGACGATCACCGCGCCACCGACCACGACCGCCGTGACGATGCCGGCGAGCACACGGACGTTGCCGCGCAACGCCATCCGCGCCGCGACGTAGACCAGCGCGACCAGCAGGCCGATCCATACGCCGCGGTTCACCGAGTAGATGACGGGGATCGCGGCCACGGCGACGCCCACGGCGGCGAACACCTTGTGCCCGGTCGTCCGGCGTGCCCACTGCCAGGCGACGAACCACACGAGCAGCACCGAGGTGACGTTGCCCCAGGCGTTCGTGTAAGGGAACGGCGCGGCCGGCCGTGCGGACAGGTCGCCGAGCACCGCCATGTTCTGCGCGAGCTGTGGATGCACGAGCCCGCTGACGAACCCGTTGTTGCGCAGCGACTCCGGCAGCAGCAGCTCGAACGGGGACGCGAACTCGCCCTGTGGCCACAGCAACGCGACGCATCCGAGCAGCACCACCTGCAGGAAGAAGACGCCGAGCAGCGCCACCACCCGGCGCTTGGGCAGCTCCTCTTCGGTGAGGTTGCCGAGGTAGAGGATGACGACCGTGACGGCGACGTAGTTCACCATGCGGTAACCGGCCGCCATGGTCCTGGTGGCGACGTCGCCGGAGAGCGTGTCCGGGGCCTCCAGGTTCAGGGCCGCGACGCTGATCGCCACCCAGCAGAGGAACAGCAGCCACAGCGCGAACCCGCGGGGGACCCGCACCGGACGGCGCCGCCAGATGCCGACGGCCATCGGGAGGGCGAGCAGCGGCAGGATGAACTCGCCGAGCCCGAGCGCCCACCAGACGGGGAAGAGACCGAGCAGCGCGTAGAGCGGCCACCCGGCGGGCAGCGGCAGGTACCGCACGGTCGGCAGCCGGTCGGGGCGCACGGTCATCCGCCCCCGTGCTCCGGTGGCGAGTCGATGCTGTGCGGTGGCTGTCACCCGCTCCGTCCCGCGTCGCGCATCACCGGCTGCTGTTCGGGCTCGTCGACGGCCGGCTGTTGGGGCTGCGTGGGCGGCTGGGCCGCTCGCCGCTGGGCGCGGTGCTGGCTCGGGGGCGCAGCCACCGGGTGGGTGGACGAGTGCGGGTAGCGCTCCGGCGGCACGCTGTGGTCGTCGTTCTTCTTGTGCCGCGGCAGTACGACCAACCCGAGCACCTCGCAGCCGACCAGCTCCATCTGGTTCACCGCGTCGAGCGCGTCCTCGCGCAGGGTGTGCAGCCGCTGCACGGCCAGCACCGCGACGTCGCTGTGCTGTGCCCACGCCTGGGCGTCGGCGGTGACCGTGGTGGTCGGTGCCTCGATCACCACGTGGTCGTAGCGGTTCGCCAGCAGCCCGACGAGCATGCTGAGCCGGTCGTTGGGCAGGTCGCCGGCGTCGCCCGTACGCAGGCCGGGGGCGAGCAGGTGGATCCGCGCGTTGCCCGGCGCGACCTGTGTCACCGTGTCGACCGGCCGGCTCTCCAACAACACCTCGGCGAGGCCGGGGGCGTTGCGCAGCCCGAGCATCCGGGTGCCCGCCTCGCTGCCGAAGTCGGCGCAGACGTGGATGACCTGCTTGCCGGAACGGGCGAGGCTGGCCGTCAGGTTCGCCGCGAGCAGCTGCGTCGCCGGGCCGATCGACGCGCTGGTGACCAGCACCGTCCTGCGTGCCCCGGCGCCGCCGGTGATGACGTGCTGCAGCTGCCGTATCTCTTGCGCGGCACCGCTCTTCGACGGCAGCAGGTTGGTCCACACCGAGGTGCCCTCGGGCAGCTCGATGTCGGCGAGCACCGGCAGGTCGAGCAGCGACGTGACGTCCCTCGCGTCCCTGATCCTGTGGTCGTTCTTGTCGCGCAGCACCGCGAGGAACAGCCCGGCGAGCAGGCCGAGTGCGGCACCGCTGACGAGGAACAGAATCGGGACCGGCTGGCTGGGTTCGGTGGGCGGCGCGGCGTCGGTGATGACCCTGCCGGGGTCGACCGACGGGTCCTGCAGCGGCGTGAGCTTCTCACCGAGGTCGGAGATCTGCGAGGTGAGCGACCGCTTTTCCGCGCCGGCGAGGTCGCGCTCCGTCCCCTCGGGCAGCGTGGCGATGTCCTCGTTGAGACGCTTCAGCTTCTTCTGCAGCCGACCGCGCTGTCGGTCAAGTGACTCGGCCCGCTGGTCGGCCTGTCGCTCGGCCGTGGCCTTCCGGTTCGTCAGGTACGACTTCGCGAAGGCGCGGGCGCCACGGGCGGCCTTGGCCGGCGTGTTGTCCGAGTAGGTGATCGAAAGCACCGCGGAGTTGGGCGGCACGGTGATCTCGACCCGTTCGGCCAGGTCGGCGCCGGTCTCCCTGGAGTGCATCAGCTCCCCGGCGGGGTTCGACACGCTGGCGGACGTGACCAGCTGGGCCTCGGTGTCCAGGTTGATGGCGTCCTGGGTGCGGCCACCGGCGACGTTGCCCGTTGTGCCCGGTACGCCGGTCGGCAACACCAGCACGTTCGTGGTCGCTTCGTAGGTGGGCGGCACTACCCGCATGGTGACGAAACCGACAACGGCGCCGAGGAGCAGACCGGCCGCCACGATCCGCCAGCGTCGTCTGAGCAGCAAGCCATAGTCTGCGAGGTGATCCGGTCCGGTGTCGTCGGGCTTACTCATCTGCCGGTGCCCCCCCCCGAAGGTCGTCGAGCAGGTGTCGAGCGCGTTGCGTGACGGCGAACTCTCGACGGTAAGACCGTACGGGTGATCGCACCCCCGTGTGGAACACAGCGGCCGAAGCGCCACCCAGGCGTTATGTGCGCTCACGTTACGTACCGCTCACACACCATTTGTCCAGCACAGCGTGCAGCACCGCGTCACACTGGGCCGCGGCAGGAAGGGGAGCGGATGGGTGCGCACGGCCAGCGGGGGCCGGCTCAGCGACTGGGGCGCAGCCTCGTCGACACGCACGAGTTCGTGTTCGTCGGTGGTCTGCACCGCAGCGGAACGTCACCATTCGCGGCAACCCTGGCACGTCATCCCGAGGTATCCGGCTTGTCCAGTACGGGCGTGAAGGAGGACGAGGGCCAGCACCTGCAGGACGTCCTACCCGCCGCCCGGGTGCACGGCGGCGCCGGCCGGTTCGCGCTCGATCCCGGTGCCCACCTGACCGAGGACTCCCCGCTGGCCACCGAGGCCAACGCCGAGCGGATGGCCGTGCAGTGGGCGCCGTACTGGGACCTGGCGCGACCCTTCCTGATGGAGAAGTCGCCACCGACGATCGTGCGGACCCGGCTGCTGCAGGCGCTCTTCCCCCGCGCACGGTTCGTCATCATGGTGCGCCACCCGGTCGTCGTCACGCTCTCCACCAGGAAGTGGCGCAAGACGGCGTCGTTGGCGAGCCTGTTCGACAACTGGTTCGCGGCACACCAGACGCTGTTCGGCGACCTCGGCAGGCTCACCGACGTACAGGTGCTGAAGTACGAGCACCTGGTGCAGGCGCCGCGACCGACGCTGGCCGGGCTGGCCGACTGGCTCGGGCTGCACGGCGAGGTGCCTGCCGTGGGCATCCACGCGGACGCGAGCGCCGGCTACGAGGAGCTGTGGCAGCGGTGGGCGGGCAGCCGCGTGCCGTGGCGGCGGGCCGAGTACGCACGGCTCGTCGAGCGGTACGAGACGCGCGCGAACGCCTTCGGCTACTCGCTGACCGACTTGGCCGCCTGCGAGGCGTTCCCCTCGCCGACGGAGGTCTGACCGTCGTCGTCGCGCTGAGCGCGGGCGCGTTCCTTGCGCGCGGTGGCCGGCATGCCGTGGCTGCGCCTGACGAGCATCCAGCCGACGGTCGTGCCGAGCGCGGCCGCGACCGTGCCGGCCACGACGACCAGGTTCGGCGCACCGAGCATCTTCAGGCCGGACGCCGCCAGCACGAGGATCAGCAGCCGGCGGACGATGCCGCCTGGCAGTCGGCTCGAGCCGAGCGCGCCGAGCAGCACGCCGGGGATCGCGCCGAGGAGCACCGACGCGGTGACCGTGAACTGGAAGTCGCCGAACATGACGTGCCCGACGGCGGCGGCGATCACCAGCGGCACCGCCTGCACCAGGTCGGTGCCGACGAGCTGGTTCGCGCGCAGCGCCGGGTAGAGCGCGAGCAACGCGACGATGATGAGCGATCCCGAGCCCACCGACGTCATCCCGACGACCAGCCCGCCGATCACGCCGACGATGACGGTCGCGAGCGGCCGTACGGCGATGCTCTTCGGCACCTTGCTGCCGGTGCCGTCGCCGCACCTGCGTTCGCGCAGTGACGTGTACGCCTTCGCGCCGATCCCCGTGGCCGCGAGCAGCAGCGCGACGCCGAGCGCGATCTGCACGCCACGCTCCACCGCCTCGCCGTGGCCGAACAGCTTGATGAGCAGCGCGCCGGCGAACGCGGCGGGCACCGAGCCGATGCACAGCCACTTGACCAGGCCCAGGTGCACCGTCTTCCTGCGCAGGTGCACGAAGCCGCCGAACGGCTTCATGAACACCGACGCCACCAGGTCGCTGGAGACCGCAGCCAGCGGCTGCACGCCGAAGAACAGCACCAGCATCGGCGTCATCAGGGCGCCGCCGCCCATCCCCGTGAGCCCGACGACGGTGCCGACGACGAAGCTGCCGAGCGTCATCGCCAGGTTCATGGCAGTGTCACCGTCGCCTGGGACGTGTCCTGCAGCCAGCCGTGCTTCGTGAGGTAGTCGAGGATCCGCTGTACGGACTCCTCGACGGGCAGCTCGCCGGTGTCGAGCGTGAGCTC
Protein-coding regions in this window:
- a CDS encoding sulfotransferase; amino-acid sequence: MPPAVRRPVSTVVRTAGKFTSSARILPSALIVGAQRAGTTSLHRTLLQHPAILGPLHKKGVHYFDVSYPQGGDWYQGHFPLRASVRRLAQRVGVPPIAIESSPYYMFHPLAATRFARDLPGVRVVVMLRDPIARAYSAYTHERARGFETAEFADALALEEERLAGEETRIHADAGYISHAHRHNAYLARGRYAEQLANLTAAVGSGRVHVVDSGDFFTDPAATYREVVAFLGLPDWPAVHHEQHNARPRTDLDAATAERLRAYFAPHDEQLATWLGWQPSWLR
- a CDS encoding phosphotransferase, coding for MTEHDQTARARYLAETAQLLWPPPAVVNTGPRNGNRVVSEFLVLPSLADARLLLPLRARRAAAAVALRYAEPRSLGRKARAHAMSLATSTGVAQALFRSRLRIELPLDEPSAELDTVETLLCDVLGEQALVGLHLTRPRANRKPVVQALTTHGQLRAVAKIGTGDLTRSLVAAEERNLRMLGRQRTTTFAVPRVLDFRSWRGLLVLTVTALPVDAPRAPAAPARLAGVASEIAATATTAETVARESRYVAALRVRIGRLRQPAAQQLRQALDAALDAAGDGTLRFGAWHGDFTRANLAVLHDKVLVWDWERYGAGVPVGYDLAHYYVQHDILARHDDVSAYLTGLIDRSPNLLAPMALDRDEATLVIKLYLVEIATRYVADRQDEMGELHDVLPELLEFLAGL
- a CDS encoding TSUP family transporter, with protein sequence MTLGSFVVGTVVGLTGMGGGALMTPMLVLFFGVQPLAAVSSDLVASVFMKPFGGFVHLRRKTVHLGLVKWLCIGSVPAAFAGALLIKLFGHGEAVERGVQIALGVALLLAATGIGAKAYTSLRERRCGDGTGSKVPKSIAVRPLATVIVGVIGGLVVGMTSVGSGSLIIVALLALYPALRANQLVGTDLVQAVPLVIAAAVGHVMFGDFQFTVTASVLLGAIPGVLLGALGSSRLPGGIVRRLLILVLAASGLKMLGAPNLVVVAGTVAAALGTTVGWMLVRRSHGMPATARKERARAQRDDDGQTSVGEGNASQAAKSVSE